One genomic window of Leptospira perdikensis includes the following:
- a CDS encoding HAD family hydrolase → MVAFDVDGTLFSSESIIFKTYVQAIEEFAAKTGKITSLPTHDQIMNEIGKPVRTIFANLFPSLPEIERDTISARVLDLLCDAIRSGGGDFYAGVGSTIHYLKEKGYTITCASNGRKAYIETVLDTAGVLQYFEPIVVINQDTIHTKGEILAEYVRKYNLEPTAIAMIGDRFSDWEAAKQNGCPFGFCTYGHGVPGEIPDFHWKFDDLPTLKEFF, encoded by the coding sequence ATGGTCGCCTTCGATGTCGACGGGACCTTATTTTCCTCAGAATCCATAATCTTTAAGACCTATGTGCAGGCAATCGAAGAGTTTGCTGCCAAGACGGGAAAAATCACGTCCCTACCAACCCATGACCAGATTATGAATGAAATTGGAAAACCGGTGCGAACGATCTTTGCCAACCTGTTCCCCAGTTTGCCGGAAATAGAACGCGATACCATTTCCGCACGAGTCCTGGATCTCCTTTGTGATGCCATCCGTAGTGGCGGTGGAGATTTCTACGCCGGTGTAGGTTCTACCATTCATTACCTCAAAGAAAAAGGTTATACCATCACTTGTGCTTCCAATGGTAGAAAGGCATATATCGAAACGGTTTTAGACACAGCAGGTGTTTTGCAATACTTTGAACCCATCGTAGTCATAAACCAAGACACCATTCATACGAAAGGAGAAATCCTAGCTGAGTATGTTCGCAAATACAATTTAGAACCAACCGCCATCGCCATGATTGGGGACCGGTTTAGTGATTGGGAAGCCGCCAAACAAAATGGTTGCCCTTTTGGGTTTTGCACTTATGGCCACGGAGTTCCTGGTGAAATTCCAGATTTCCATTGGAAATTTGACGATTTACCGACTTTAAAAGAGTTTTTTTAA
- a CDS encoding KamA family radical SAM protein: MLVQSSLSEVLRAREELFSRTNWTDPTSQLQNRVKGEDLSPYFVLTESEIIGIRETIRLHVSTTPYYLSLSDPSDPNCPIRRMIVPRSEEAVLSSEESSDPLEEERLSPVRGLTHMYPNRVLLFSNHSCSVYCRHCMRGRKVSSNEERMEKGDLEKAFEYIRNHSEIEDVVISGGDPLNLADSRLEWILSELNSIPHVKICRLGTRNPVTLPFRITDTLCKIIETYNNDNLSIFCNTQFNHPKECTKESKEAILRLLKAGVSVGNQSVLLKGINDDEEIMLTLHKKLLEMRVRAYYLYDPELIPGSRGFRTPLARGIEIVEYMRGKIGGMGIPQFVNDLPGGGGKITIAPNWYLGYYPKTRQHVFRSALTKKIHLSFEPVGSDKESYYPILSESDWEKFQL, translated from the coding sequence ATGCTCGTGCAAAGCAGTTTATCAGAAGTTCTTCGGGCGCGTGAAGAGTTGTTTTCCCGGACAAATTGGACGGATCCAACCTCCCAACTGCAAAACCGAGTGAAGGGAGAAGATCTTTCCCCGTATTTTGTACTCACTGAATCCGAAATCATTGGAATCAGGGAAACCATTCGTTTGCATGTATCCACAACCCCGTATTACCTTTCTCTTTCCGACCCGAGTGACCCCAATTGTCCCATTCGCCGAATGATTGTTCCAAGGTCAGAAGAGGCTGTTCTTTCTTCCGAAGAAAGTTCGGATCCTCTAGAGGAAGAGCGTCTTAGTCCTGTTCGTGGGCTCACCCATATGTATCCCAATCGGGTACTTTTATTTTCCAACCATTCCTGCAGTGTGTATTGTAGACATTGTATGCGCGGTCGTAAGGTTTCTTCTAATGAAGAAAGAATGGAAAAAGGAGATTTGGAAAAAGCATTCGAATACATTCGAAACCATTCCGAAATTGAAGACGTTGTAATCAGTGGAGGTGATCCTCTAAATTTAGCTGATTCTAGGTTAGAATGGATTCTTTCGGAACTAAATTCTATCCCTCATGTAAAAATTTGCCGGTTGGGAACAAGAAATCCTGTGACACTACCGTTTCGTATCACAGATACATTGTGCAAAATCATCGAAACATATAATAATGACAATCTTTCTATTTTTTGTAATACGCAGTTCAATCATCCTAAAGAATGTACTAAGGAATCCAAAGAAGCCATTCTTCGATTGTTAAAAGCCGGAGTTTCCGTCGGCAACCAATCTGTCCTTCTGAAAGGAATCAATGATGACGAAGAGATAATGCTTACTCTTCATAAAAAACTATTAGAAATGAGAGTCCGTGCCTACTACTTATATGATCCAGAACTCATTCCTGGTTCCAGAGGTTTTCGAACACCGCTTGCACGAGGGATTGAAATTGTAGAATATATGCGAGGAAAAATTGGCGGAATGGGAATCCCACAATTTGTAAACGATTTACCTGGAGGTGGCGGCAAAATTACAATTGCACCTAACTGGTATTTGGGGTATTATCCAAAAACACGACAACATGTATTTCGTTCTGCACTGACAAAAAAAATTCACCTATCTTTTGAACCTGTTGGATCAGATAAGGAATCTTATTATCCCATCCTCAGCGAATCCGATTGGGAGAAATTCCAACTATGA